Proteins encoded together in one Impatiens glandulifera chromosome 1, dImpGla2.1, whole genome shotgun sequence window:
- the LOC124923890 gene encoding subtilisin-like protease SBT4.3 yields the protein MDGRPDGDARRMWWRSDLSRDYVQIHNGDETAILAHPLTCYDPVDWEFLYRHYFFTENFKVEMEQVINDMPDISDFKVHIVYMGSLPEGEYLANSHHISLLQVLGHNNIMAEKLLLKSYTRSFNSFSANLTAQEALKLKDKEGIVSVFESRKLQVQTTRSWDFMGLSLKIPRSPSIESDIIIGHIDTGVLPELKSLSDHNLRHIPKKWKGVCHGGKNFTCNKKLIGARYYAGESARDIDGHGSHSASIVAGRVVNNANFVGIANGTARGGVPSARIATYRIYDKYCYDTDAMAAFNDAIADGVDIITISIAYPTPVKISESVIAIGSFHAMQKDILTVQGAENSGINILKTVTSNAPWLFTVAASSIDRKIINKLVLGNGRTLISNALSPLGTGIHNKRLVYGRGITHHCNESSAMQCVYGCIDPDLVKGKIIVCDANVDKSDAVFAAMDANASGVILRSTNDSSFTPFPTAALNDPDFHYIQSYLKSKKKTNARILKSETVKFHAPIVASFSCKGPNIILPEILKPDITAPGINILSEYPTNIIPDKLTSKYTISSGTSLSGPHVAGAVAYVKSKHPNWSASAIKSSLMTTAWTMNKKYNLDAELGYGAGHIDPVKAVYPGLVYETFTDDYINMFCSLGLEGEKLIKMLGAKHKCPKGIRTSAKDLNYPTMSAPVYSNLSFTIQFTRIVTNIGHANSTYHAQISTEDNNIYVNVEPSVISFVRLNQRKKFVVTVSGQWPNQDHVSCSLIWFDGIHRVKSPILLYRASII from the exons GTACATATTGTTTATATGGGAAGTCTTCCTGAAGGAGAGTATTTAGCAAATTCCCATCATATTAGCTTACTTCAAGTTTTGGGACATAACAACAT TATGGCAGAAAAGctattattaaaaagttatacaaGAAGTTTTAATAGTTTTAGTGCCAATCTTACTGCACAAGAAGCATTGAAGTTGAAAG ACAAAGAAGGAATTGTCTCTGTTTTTGAAAGTCGCAAACTTCAAGTTCAAACGACAAGATCATGGGACTTCATGGGATTATCCTTGAAGATTCCAAGAAGTCCTTCTATTGAGAGTGATATAATTATTGGTCATATTGACACGGGTGTATTACCTGAATTAAAGAGCTTATCTGACCACAATTTACGCCATATTCCAAAAAAATGGAAAGGTGTTTGTCATGGCGGAAAAAATTTCACTTGCAACAA GAAGTTAATTGGAGCGAGATATTATGCCGGAGAGTCAGCAAGGGATATAGATGGTCATGGCAGCCATAGTGCCTCTATAGTGGCCGGAAGGGTTGTGAATAATGCTAATTTTGTTGGTATAGCAAATGGTACTGCTAGAGGAGGTGTTCCATCTGCAAGGATAGCAACATACagaatatatgataaatattgtTATGATACAGACGCTATGGCCGCTTTTAATGATGCAATTGCTGACGGTGTTGACATTATCACAATCTCAATTGCATATCCTACCCCAGTTAAGATTAGTGAAAGTGTAATTGCAATCGGCTCTTTTCATGCAATGCAGAAAGACATTTTAACTGTACAAGGTGCAGAAAATTCTGGTATTAACATCTTAAAAACTGTTACAAGCAATGCACCATGGTTGTTTACTGTGGCTGCGAGTAGTATCGAcagaaaaattatcaataagCTTGTTCTTGGAAATGGTCGAACACTCATT AGCAATGCATTGAGTCCTTTAGGCACAGGAATACACAACAAGAGGTTGGTGTATGGAAGAGGAATCACCCATCATTGTAATGAATCAAGTGCAAT GCAATGTGTCTATGGTTGCATTGATCCAGACTTAGTCAAGGGAAAGATTATAGTATGTGATGCCAATGTCGATAAGTCGGATGCTGTATTTGCAGCTATGGATGCCAATGCAAGTGGGGTTATTCTTCGTTCAACCAATGATTCTTCATTCACACCTTTTCCCACTGCAGCTTTGAATGATCCTGATTTTCATTATATTCAGTCTTACCTGAAATccaagaaaaaaacaaatgcACGCATACTAAAGAGTGAGACTGTTAAGTTTCATGCTCCCATAGTTGCTTCATTCTCTTGTAAAGGGCCAAACATTATTTTACCAGAAATTTTAAAG CCTGATATAACTGCACCGGGAATAAATATTTTGTCAGAATATCCAACAAACATTATTCCCGACAAACTTACTAGTAAGTACACTATTTCAAGCGGAACATCCCTTTCAGGTCCCCATGTTGCTGGCGCGGTTGCTTATGTGAAATCAAAACATCCTAATTGGTCAGCTTCAGCTATTAAATCATCTCTTATGACTACAG CTTGGACcatgaataaaaaatacaatttagaTGCTGAACTTGGATATGGAGCAGGACACATTGATCCAGTGAAGGCGGTATATCCTGGGCTTGTATACGAGACATTTACAGAcgattatattaatatgttttgtaGTCTTGGTTTAGAAGGAGAAAAGTTGATAAAGATGTTAGGAGCAAAACATAAATGCCCTAAGGGTATAAGAACGTCTGCAAAGGATCTCAACTACCCAACAATGAGTGCCCCCGTGTATAGTAATTTGTCTTTCACAATTCAGTTTACAAGAATTGTGACAAATATTGGACATGCTAACTCTACATATCACGCACAAATTAGTACTGAAGATAATAACATCTATGTCAACGTGGAGCCAAGTGTAATCTCTTTTGTTAGACTGAATCAGAGAAAAAAGTTTGTAGTGACAGTTAGTGGACAATGGCCAAACCAAGATCATGTTTCATGTTCCTTAATTTGGTTTGATGGTATTCATAGGGTTAAAAGTCCTATTCTATTGTATCGTGCATCTATCATTTGA